A region from the Nostoc sp. HK-01 genome encodes:
- a CDS encoding phosphatidate cytidylyltransferase translates to MNNSDLIGLAASYTYAIGLLALGEGMRRLFGVKPDLTRKVIHIGAGTWVFGVLLLFKHWQIGIIPFATFIFINYLLYRYRIIGAMDTEDSSPGTVYFAISVTILFGLFWRPDDSVDHVPIAVAGIMAMTWGDALAALIGKRFGKHQYQIGSSVRSWEGSLAMFLASATAIFLVLMFLPNSLLSQAVSIGAGKALLIALVSASCATLVEAISPHGTDNLGVPLVTAGVIWGLMQI, encoded by the coding sequence ATGAATAACAGTGATCTGATCGGATTAGCAGCATCTTACACCTACGCTATCGGTTTATTAGCCCTTGGTGAAGGAATGCGGAGGCTATTTGGTGTCAAGCCAGATTTAACTCGCAAGGTTATCCATATTGGTGCGGGGACGTGGGTGTTTGGTGTGCTGTTGCTGTTTAAACATTGGCAAATCGGTATTATCCCTTTCGCCACCTTTATTTTCATCAATTATCTGCTTTATCGTTATCGAATTATCGGTGCAATGGATACTGAAGATAGTTCCCCAGGTACTGTTTATTTTGCAATTTCAGTTACTATCCTTTTTGGGTTATTTTGGCGACCAGATGATTCAGTTGATCATGTCCCCATTGCTGTAGCGGGAATTATGGCTATGACTTGGGGAGATGCTTTAGCTGCATTAATTGGTAAACGTTTCGGAAAACATCAATATCAAATAGGCTCATCTGTGCGTTCTTGGGAAGGTTCACTGGCGATGTTTTTAGCTAGTGCAACAGCAATATTTCTGGTACTAATGTTTTTACCTAATTCTTTACTTAGCCAAGCTGTGTCTATTGGTGCGGGAAAGGCTTTATTAATAGCATTAGTGAGTGCTAGTTGTGCAACTTTAGTTGAAGCCATATCACCCCACGGGACAGATAACCTTGGTGTCCCACTAGTTACAGCAGGTGTGATTTGGGGATTGATGCAGATTTAA
- a CDS encoding tRNA--hydroxylase yields the protein MLTSALPTINALKQPTSDAWVEQAIANLDIILLDHSHCERKAAGVALNFMFRYPSNTKMVRELTAIAREELEHFELVNQWLERRNIPLAPLSPPPYGAGLKAAVRPNEPDRFLDSLLVTGLIEGRSHERLGLLATHCPEAELAKFYQSLMASEARHFGTYWVLADTYFDREIVQQRLDELAIVESDLLVNLHPEPRIHS from the coding sequence GTGCTTACTTCTGCATTACCGACTATCAACGCCCTCAAGCAGCCGACATCTGATGCTTGGGTAGAACAAGCGATCGCAAATTTAGATATTATTTTGCTTGACCATTCCCACTGCGAACGCAAAGCCGCAGGGGTGGCGTTAAATTTTATGTTTCGCTATCCTTCCAATACCAAAATGGTAAGGGAATTAACTGCGATCGCTCGTGAAGAATTAGAACACTTTGAACTCGTCAACCAGTGGCTAGAACGCCGCAATATACCCTTAGCACCTTTATCACCGCCTCCCTATGGTGCTGGTTTAAAAGCCGCTGTCCGTCCCAACGAACCAGACCGTTTTTTAGATTCCTTACTCGTCACTGGCTTAATAGAAGGCCGCAGTCACGAAAGACTAGGACTTTTAGCTACACACTGTCCTGAAGCAGAATTAGCTAAATTTTATCAAAGCTTAATGGCATCGGAAGCAAGACACTTTGGTACATACTGGGTTTTAGCAGATACTTATTTTGACCGCGAAATCGTCCAGCAACGGCTGGATGAGTTAGCAATTGTTGAAAGCGATCTGCTGGTAAACTTGCATCCAGAGCCAAGAATTCATAGTTAG
- a CDS encoding short-chain dehydrogenase/reductase SDR translates to MPPQKYDGEKINVSTNQKVAVVTGGNRGLGFEASRQLAKQGYKVILTSRDEDKGKAAAQKLQAEGLDVIAYTLDVTSDESSQNLAEFIDQQFGKLDALVNNAGIYIDAQAGSKGIIDTKIDTLQTTIDTNVYGVVRVTQALIPLMKKQNYGRIVNVSSGMGQLTDMEGGSPGYRISKTALNAVTRIFASELIGSNILVNSVCPGWVKTDMGGANAPRTPEQGVDTIVWLATLKDDGVTGGFFRDRQPIAW, encoded by the coding sequence ATGCCACCACAAAAATATGATGGGGAGAAAATCAACGTGAGTACAAACCAAAAAGTTGCTGTCGTCACTGGTGGAAATCGTGGATTGGGATTTGAAGCTTCTCGTCAACTGGCGAAACAAGGATATAAGGTAATTCTCACCAGCAGAGACGAAGATAAAGGTAAAGCCGCCGCACAAAAGTTACAGGCTGAGGGTTTAGATGTAATTGCTTATACTTTAGATGTCACCAGTGATGAAAGTAGTCAAAATTTAGCTGAGTTTATTGATCAGCAGTTTGGCAAACTTGATGCACTGGTCAATAATGCAGGTATTTATATTGATGCTCAAGCAGGAAGCAAGGGCATTATTGATACCAAAATTGATACTTTGCAGACAACAATTGATACAAATGTTTATGGTGTTGTGCGAGTTACTCAAGCGTTAATTCCCTTGATGAAGAAACAAAATTACGGACGAATAGTTAATGTTTCTTCGGGAATGGGACAGTTAACAGATATGGAGGGTGGTTCTCCTGGATACCGTATTTCTAAAACAGCTTTAAATGCTGTAACCCGAATTTTTGCCAGTGAATTAATAGGTAGCAATATATTAGTTAATTCTGTATGTCCAGGTTGGGTAAAAACTGATATGGGTGGCGCTAATGCACCACGTACACCAGAACAAGGAGTTGATACAATTGTCTGGCTGGCTACCCTTAAAGATGATGGTGTGACTGGGGGATTTTTCCGCGATCGCCAACCAATTGCTTGGTAA
- a CDS encoding AMP-dependent synthetase and ligase, whose product MSNTQSASSILLNISEREKLAFQGSVDYTKVNLLSEIWPLAAKQFGNIVALRNPHSKPETAITYIQLADQIQQFAAGLQALEVQVGDRISLIADNSPRWFIADQGIITAGGVDAVRSSQAEKEELLFIIANSGSTVLVVEDLKTFNRLRDRLYDLPIRIVILLADETPPTDDHLKILNFSQLQDLGAKHTLVRVQQSPDSLATLIYTSGTTGKPKGVMLSHSNLMHQVRSLRAIVQPEPGDIVLSILPTWHSYERSGEYFLLSQGCTQVYTNLRSVKRDLKEFKPNFMIAVPRLWESIYEGVQKQFREQPANKQRLINFLLGISEKYIKAQRIAQGLCLEHIDASAIERAVAKIQASALLPLHILGEKIVYAKVREATGGRIKHVISGGGALPRHIDNFFEIIGVDILQGYGLTETSPVTNARRPWRNFRGSSGQPIPGTEVKIVDPENRQPLAKGQRGLVLLKGPQIMQGYYQNPEATAKAIDAEGWFDSGDLGWVTPENDLVLTGRAKDTIVLTNGENIEPQPIEDACLRSPYIDQIMLVGQDQRSLGALIVPNLEALEKWAQSQNVQLRLPEQNSELSTGVDLESKIIQDLFRQELNREVQNRPGYRLDDRIGPFIPSCSQM is encoded by the coding sequence ATGTCAAACACCCAATCTGCGTCTTCCATATTATTGAACATCAGTGAGAGAGAAAAGCTGGCATTTCAAGGTTCTGTAGATTACACAAAAGTAAATTTACTTTCAGAGATTTGGCCTTTAGCAGCCAAGCAATTTGGCAATATTGTGGCGTTGCGAAATCCGCACTCAAAGCCAGAAACAGCGATTACATATATCCAGTTAGCGGATCAAATTCAACAATTTGCGGCTGGGTTACAAGCCTTAGAAGTGCAAGTAGGCGATCGCATTTCCTTAATTGCCGATAACAGTCCCCGCTGGTTTATCGCCGATCAAGGTATCATCACAGCTGGCGGTGTGGATGCGGTACGTAGTTCGCAAGCCGAAAAAGAAGAACTGCTGTTTATTATTGCCAACAGTGGCAGTACAGTTTTGGTAGTTGAAGATTTAAAAACCTTTAATAGACTGCGCGACAGGCTATATGACTTACCAATTCGCATAGTTATCTTACTTGCTGATGAAACACCACCAACGGACGATCATCTGAAAATACTCAACTTTTCCCAGTTACAAGACCTTGGTGCAAAGCATACTCTAGTGCGGGTTCAGCAAAGTCCCGATTCCTTAGCCACTTTAATTTATACATCTGGTACAACAGGTAAACCCAAAGGTGTTATGTTGTCTCACAGCAATTTAATGCACCAAGTAAGAAGTCTCAGAGCAATAGTCCAACCCGAACCAGGTGATATTGTCTTAAGTATTCTTCCTACTTGGCACAGCTACGAACGTAGTGGTGAATACTTTTTGTTATCACAAGGCTGCACCCAAGTTTACACAAATTTGCGTTCTGTGAAACGAGATTTAAAAGAATTTAAACCCAATTTCATGATTGCTGTTCCCCGCTTATGGGAATCGATTTATGAAGGAGTGCAGAAACAGTTTCGGGAACAACCTGCTAATAAGCAACGCTTGATTAACTTTTTACTAGGCATTAGCGAAAAGTATATCAAAGCGCAACGCATTGCCCAAGGATTGTGTTTAGAGCATATCGATGCTTCAGCCATTGAACGCGCCGTAGCTAAAATTCAAGCATCAGCCTTGTTACCGCTGCATATTTTGGGAGAAAAGATAGTTTATGCCAAAGTTCGGGAAGCCACAGGCGGACGCATCAAACATGTTATTAGTGGTGGCGGGGCGTTACCAAGGCACATTGATAACTTTTTTGAAATTATTGGTGTAGACATTTTACAAGGTTATGGTTTAACCGAAACTTCGCCAGTAACTAATGCGCGTCGTCCTTGGCGGAATTTCCGTGGTTCATCCGGTCAACCAATTCCCGGTACAGAAGTAAAAATTGTAGATCCTGAAAATCGCCAACCTTTAGCCAAAGGACAAAGAGGTTTGGTGTTATTGAAAGGGCCGCAAATCATGCAGGGGTATTACCAAAACCCCGAAGCAACAGCCAAAGCCATTGATGCTGAAGGTTGGTTTGACAGCGGTGATTTGGGTTGGGTTACGCCAGAAAATGACTTGGTGCTAACTGGTAGGGCAAAAGATACAATTGTCTTGACTAACGGGGAAAACATCGAACCACAACCAATTGAAGATGCGTGTTTGCGATCGCCTTATATTGACCAAATCATGCTTGTAGGGCAAGATCAGCGCAGTCTTGGTGCTTTAATTGTTCCCAACCTCGAAGCCTTAGAAAAATGGGCCCAAAGTCAGAACGTGCAATTACGTCTACCAGAACAAAACTCCGAACTCAGCACTGGTGTTGACCTAGAGAGTAAAATAATCCAGGATTTGTTTCGCCAAGAATTGAATCGGGAAGTACAGAATCGTCCAGGTTATCGTTTAGATGATCGCATTGGGCCATTCATACCAAGTTGCAGTCAGATGTAG
- a CDS encoding glyoxalase/bleomycin resistance protein/dioxygenase translates to MLQLTHIRLLVTNYTDCFLFYRDILGFWIDWGDENSGYAELHTGSHLKLALFRKDFMAEAIPSAYLPSAFDCQNKMALVFAVDNVDEVYEKLKERNVIVVTQPLDRPAWGLRTAHFRDPDGNLIEIFSNLGSVN, encoded by the coding sequence ATGCTTCAGTTAACACATATCAGGCTGCTAGTAACCAACTACACAGATTGTTTTCTCTTCTACCGTGACATACTCGGCTTTTGGATTGATTGGGGTGATGAAAATAGCGGCTATGCTGAGTTGCACACCGGATCTCACCTTAAACTGGCATTATTTAGAAAAGATTTTATGGCTGAAGCAATTCCCAGTGCTTATCTACCTTCGGCTTTTGATTGTCAAAACAAAATGGCTTTAGTTTTCGCCGTTGATAACGTGGATGAAGTCTACGAAAAACTCAAAGAACGCAACGTCATAGTTGTCACCCAACCCTTAGATCGTCCAGCCTGGGGACTCCGCACAGCACATTTTCGTGATCCTGATGGTAATTTGATTGAAATCTTTAGTAATCTGGGGTCGGTAAATTAG